TGCCGTCGTGGCCTGGTCGGTGAAGATGCGAGAGGCGGGAACGGCGGCGACGGCCAGAGCCGCGGCGGCGACGACCGTGAACAGGCCGAGGATACGGATGCTGCTGACGATGTCGGCCCGCACCTCGTCGTGCCGACCGGCGTTCGCGTGCTCGCTCAACCGAGTGAAGTAGGGCGTACCGATCGACAGCACGATGATCGAGTACGGGAGCATGAAGACCAGCCACGCGTTGGCAGAGGCGAAGTTGGCCACGGCGTTCCCTGACGCGGGTGCTAGGACGTTCGATTGCACGATGCCGGCGATCTGGCCGACGACGACCATGAGGAACGTCCATCCGGCGAGGCGGCCGATGTGGCGCAGCCCCACTCCGCGCCACCGGAAATCGGGGCGGATCCGCAACCCCGCACGACGCCAGAAAAGGACCAGCACCAGGCATTGGATGACGATGCCCGCCGTCGCGGATCCTGCCAGGACGGCGATCATCGCCGGGGTCCACTCCTCGACGACCGTGATGGGACCGCCGAAGAGGGCGATGAAGATGAGGAAGCCGGCGATCGACACGATGTTGTTGACGATCGGGGCCCAGGTGTACGGGCCGAACACCCGCCGAGCGTTCAGAATCTCGCCGAGGAGGGCGAACAGACCGAAGAAGAAGATCTGGGGCAGCAACCAGTAGGCGAAGGCCGTGGCGAGGGCGTGCTGCTCCGGGGGGAACTCGCGTGCGTAGAGGCCGACGAGGAATGGCGCGACGAGCACCGCGACGCCCGTGGCCGCCACGAGGATCGTGGCGCCCAGGGTGAACAGCTTCGAGATGAACGCGTGGCCGCCGTCGGAATGAGACGCCGCCTTCACGATCTGCGGCACGATCACCGCGGTCAAGAGCCCCGTCGAGATGATCGCGTAGGCGCTGTTGGGCAGCGAGTAGGCGACGGCCCAGGCGTCAGCGGCCTGGCTGACGCTCCCGATCGCCGAGACGAGGACGATGGTGCGGAGAAGACCGGTCAGGCGCGAGATGATCGTGCCCGCTCCGATCAGGGCGCTGGCGCGTCCGAGGCCGCTCATTCGCTCACCTCCGTCTCGTTCTCGGTAGTGGCCCGGGCAGCCCTGCGGCGCCGGAGCACGGTGCGGACGATGCCCGCACCGACGAAGATCACGAGAGCCGCACCCAGGATGGCGAGGCCGATGTTCTCCCAGTCGGCATGCACCTCCACGGCGATGCTCGTCGGTGTTCCGATCGGCTCACCGGTGGGACTGACCAGGCGCATGTCGACGGTCACGGTTCCGTTGGCGATCTGCGCCTCGACGGGGACGGCGACACGGGTGTTGCTGTCGGCGGGCAGAGATGTGGCGTCCGTGCGGGTCTGCACGATGAGCCGCGGGTTGTTGGGCTGCGCGATCAACGTCACGTTGATCGGCCAGGGGAGGCCGTTGCGGACGTACGGGC
This portion of the Microbacterium hatanonis genome encodes:
- the murJ gene encoding murein biosynthesis integral membrane protein MurJ, encoding MSGLGRASALIGAGTIISRLTGLLRTIVLVSAIGSVSQAADAWAVAYSLPNSAYAIISTGLLTAVIVPQIVKAASHSDGGHAFISKLFTLGATILVAATGVAVLVAPFLVGLYAREFPPEQHALATAFAYWLLPQIFFFGLFALLGEILNARRVFGPYTWAPIVNNIVSIAGFLIFIALFGGPITVVEEWTPAMIAVLAGSATAGIVIQCLVLVLFWRRAGLRIRPDFRWRGVGLRHIGRLAGWTFLMVVVGQIAGIVQSNVLAPASGNAVANFASANAWLVFMLPYSIIVLSIGTPYFTRLSEHANAGRHDEVRADIVSSIRILGLFTVVAAAALAVAAVPASRIFTDQATTAPAVGAVLIAYLVSLVPLAVLFVVQRTFYAYNDTRTPFFFTLFQGVLVVSSALVAGATLPPEHVAIGVALGQSLASIAQVIVATWLLNRRLGGIGVGSWMSSIARFALAAVPAAAAGWGVFLLTGGNEGWTTTDKIFGALGAALIGIVTLAVYGAVLAIFRAPELRPAVAIVQRFLPRR